The sequence CGCAACACCCTGACCTGCAGGGCGTGGAAGTGGACAGGCTGCCAAACAGTCCGGCCTTAGACGGCCAGACGCTTGCGACCCTTGGCGCGGCGTGCGTTGATCACGGCACGGCCACCCTTGGTCTTCATGCGCACCAGGAAACCATGGGTGCGGGCGCGGCGGGTCTTGGAAGGTTGGTAAGTACGTTTCATGTTGGTTCCTTGAAAAGGTTCAGCTTTGCACTGGCTGGGTCAAAACGCCCGGCCCGTATCGCCCAGCATGGGCCCCTGCAAAAGTGCGTCTGCACCTTGCCGGGCCCGCCAAAAAGCCGAAGACTGT comes from Comamonas sp. GB3 AK4-5 and encodes:
- the rpmH gene encoding 50S ribosomal protein L34 — translated: MKRTYQPSKTRRARTHGFLVRMKTKGGRAVINARRAKGRKRLAV